The Anguilla rostrata isolate EN2019 chromosome 2, ASM1855537v3, whole genome shotgun sequence genome contains the following window.
aaagttcattttcagaataCAAGTTTGCAATATacattacaatgttttttttttttttttctacagcaTACGttaattttttactttacattGGATCTTTCAAACAAATTACTCTGGTGTTAATTTGATCATTACAAAATATCACCCTTCAATGTACAAGGAGTTACATTTTAGCATTCACACAGAACGAAACATACATGtttaaagaacaaaacagtGACAAAACCCCTTGTTGTAACAGGAAAATGGCATCCCAGTCCATCCCAGTCATTATACTGTTTTTTCAGATGTCTGTCCAAAGTAAGATCAGGAAGCAGAAGCAGAGCTTTGGACTGCGCAATCGGGCTAGGCAATATGGACAAAATCAAATATCACGatatttttgaccaaataccTCAATATCGATATTGTGATGATATTGTGGGGACTATTGgtactttcacaaaattacacaatgagatttttgataaataatcatcagtaATGCCTATGTAATAACTAAGTGGGTAAAGGCAAATAATAGAACAGCTAGAACAGTCAGGTAAGttcaggaaatgacatcactttactgtaatgctgcctttAAGGTGAGGAAAAGACAACACTTACGCCATATCACGATATCACGATATACAAAATCCCAGACGATATGCATTCTCATATCACGATATCAATATAATATTgatatattgcccagccctactGTGAAAACTATAAACAGTGCAAAATGGTTGGCTTACCACCTTTTATTTACTCCTTGAAATGACATTAAACACCCACTAAATCAGAATttggaaaacacacaaaaaatagggtggtttttctttaaaaatacaaaggAACGGCTGTATTAATTCTCAGgttgttattttaaatctgGAACGCTTCTTACTCAAGTCACATGTAAAGGAAGCTTTCGTTAAATGCTTCCCACAATGAGTACACTCAGACTCTTCATTCGTACCAGTTGTCTTTTGGTCATGAAaaggagattttttaaaaatttaaacattgaGAACATTTAAAAGACTCTTCCCTTGTATGCATTCTCAGATGGTAAATAGAATGTGCTccaaaagcacttcccacacaaTACTTGTATTGTGGCAGTTTAACTCACTCTTTGTGGTTTAAATTGCCACACTTTGCACACTGGAAACATTAGCAGGGCTTTTcagctgtgacacagtgagaacatgcaaattccacacagaaaggccccaagccgagattcaaacccacaactttctggctgtgaggcgacagtgctatccactgcaccaccatgctgcccatGTGCAGAATAAccaaagaaatttttttttttttaaatactgtactttgtgtttctttacttttccattttgttttgtcatgcacattttaacacttctcagtgttcctgtaatatgCTTCGATACGTCTTACCTCAccctatattaaaaaaaaaaaaaacaaacgttgaaattgattcagtcgtttcctttatttcaagaaaattgtTGTTTTGCAATATCCGTTTTTGAaatctttatgaaatttggTCACTGTTGATGTAGAAATTGATGTTGCAATGCTGGATACGTCTGACGCCACTGGCCAGCATAGAGGTAGTATGTAGAGTAAAAAAATGTGGCCTTTCCTGAGTTCAAACATTACAGACTCAAGTTGTCGGCTAATGGcacacccagcactggctcATGTGGCTCTAAAATATCTGACCTGCCCCCAACGAGTGTTTCAAGCATCTTTTGAGTATAGCAAAGGATGTTGTGCCTCCCCATCGCACACTGCTCCCAGCTCAATACAGCAGCTTGTCTTTACAAAACACAACTTTAGGAAATTTGAGCAAAGcataatagctgaagatgtattccacccagggagtctttttgattttttctttaatttacctAAGcttaggcaaaaaaaaaacataatggtAAAGTGGGGTTTCAacaaagagggaagaaaaattattaacacacaaaaaaacaaaaaaacagtttagcCTTACACtgtgtagtttttaaaatgtatttaattaggGGTTCACTGCATACAGTAGTTCACAATGACGAcaaggaactatttttttaaattatgaaagcattatttcagtttattataGACTTCAGTGGTgctcaggggggcggggcggggcggggcggggggggggggggttcatagAGTGGGTACTATGCAGCCCAAAGTAAGAATGagtaactatgttttgatttagAAAAACATTGTGTCagtttgaaacttgatttgactgtttgtttacctcAGTGCAATAGAAGCCCGTTGTGGCTATATAACCTATAGATCATTATTagttaaatacagctttaaaaaaaaattacatgttgTTAAACCggattattattaatgtcattgtaaaaccacaacttaaatgctttaatatctcaacaatagcagtgccagtAATTATAATAGAAAATTCTCTGGGATTTTTGCCAGTTAATGCAGCTTCCATGTTAAACCTTCCCACACCCACTTTCGGTTGTTATCcgcatacaaatacaaataattatgctGTTTAAacgaatacagatacaaatactggcatctccctccatccctggtGCTTTTCACCTGAATGATTGTATTAGGTGTGTAGGGGTGACATAAcacaggaggtaagactgattgtctggcagtcggagggttgccagttcaaaccccgccctgggcgtgttgaagtgtccttgagcaagacacctaacccctaactgctctggcgaatgagaggcatcaattgtaaagtgctttggataaaagcgctatataaatgcagtccattttaccatttacaaatcaaattttgtacaaaaacactttccacactgagaacatttatTGGGCTTTTTTTCAGGTGGgtatttaaattagattttatatTACAATCACTTCTCACACTGAGCTTACTTATTATTACAGacacaacattttcacatagcatttacattgcatccaatcatacagctggatatatactgaagcagtgcatactaagtatcttgctcaagggttcaacagcagtgtcctatctgggaatcgaacctgagaCCATtaagttacaagcccagctccttacccattatactacgctgctgccttttcacctgtatgaattctcaggtgtgcatttaaattagattttgtatgaaaacatttctcacactgtgcacgcttgtatggcttttcacctgtatcaATTCTGAGGTGTGAATTAAAATCAGGTTTTTGTACGAAAACTGTTACTGCGCTGTGTACACTTGCAGGGATTTTCACCAGAATGAAAACTTAAGTGGCTATTTAATTGAGATGTCTGGGAAAAGCCATTCCCACAATGATTACATcagtagggcttttcacctgtattcATTCTCTGGTGACTGTTTAAATAAGATTTCGTATTAAAAAACTtctcacactgtgcacactTGAATGgattttcacctgtatgaattctcaggtgggtctttaaattagattttgtaTTAAAGCACAGCCTGAGCTAATCTAGGACACCATGAATAATTACATTCAATATAACGTAAATACAGGAACTGGGCAGAATCAAAATCAATAGGAAAAACATGGTCGCTGTAGCTAATGAAAAATGCTCCCATTTAATCATCAAAACGTGTTATCCCCAAGCCTGTCAGAAATACGGAATTTAATCCTCAAACACATAAAAGTTACCAAAACTTGAAGTCTCGTTAGAGAGAACATATGTTGATCAGAGCTATTTTGACCAGGGAATGTGCAATGTCTGTCGGAGAGGCCATGTTGACAGTGCAACTCATGTGCGAAGTTGGAAAATAAAGAGCAATACAAACATCCTCGACTGTCAGACAAAACATACTGTCAGGTCTAAAAAATCAGCTTTAATTGACAAGAACAATTACAGCATCTACCATTGACAGTAAAAGAACTGGAAAAGTCAGTACAGTcaagttcattttcagaaaagtttGCAATACACAAAACCACGTTTCTTTTCACAGAATATCCAAACAGACTGCTGTCAATTTCATAATCCCAAAATATCACGCTTCAGTCCACAAGgaattacatttaacatttacatggaattaaaattacattttcaaaaaacagtCATAAACACTTGTTATGAAAGGAGCATCGTAGATTGATGCCCTAGTTATTGTGCTGTATTCTCAGATGTCGGAAACATGATCAGCATGTTAGAAGTACATTACAATGCGCAACTACAAACCAGCCTTTTTCTCCATGAACTCAAATGAAACACCCATCAAATAAGAATTTAGAAACCACAACAGGGTGGTtaatcaaaaaaaaaggcacatcTGTACAAATTCTCAGGTATTGTATGAAATTTGATGGATATCTGGAACTCTTCCTACACAAATTACACCATATAAAGGATGCTTTCAcaaaacacttcccacaatgaGTACGTCAGGCTCTACACTTGTAGGAGTTGCCTTCTGGCCatgaaaattagattttttaaattaaccacTAAGTACATTTGAAAtacttcccacactgagtaaCTGTACTACTAGCATCGAAGCAATTTAGTGCCTTTCATTGGTAAAAACAGTCccaacactgaaaacattagTCCCACACGACACATGTGCAGGGTTTTTCATTGGTGTGATGCAtcttgggaaaaataaattcacattttttgggAAAAGCACTTCCCGCTCAGAGAACATGTAAAGGGCTTTTCATCTGAATGAATTCTCAGCTGGCTACTAAAAAGCATGTTGCACAATTAATAAAATTGCGTGGCTTTTCACCTCTATGAATTCCATGTTAGCACGTTAAATTGTGGAAAAGCACTCACCACAGCGTTGAGATGTTTAGGGCGTTTCCCTTAAATGAATTCTTAGGTGGCATCTTAAATTAGACACTtgggaaaagcacttcccacaatgaATACAtgtgtagggcttttcacctgtgtgAACTCTCTGGTGTGCATTAAATTGAGATTTTGTAATAAAACTCTTCTCACAttgtgtacacttgtatggcttttcacctgtatgaattctctggtgtgCATTAAATTGAGATTTTGTAATAAAACTCTTCTCACAttgtgtacacttgtatggcttttcacctgtatgaattctctggtgtgCATTAAATTGAGATTTTGTGATAAAACtcttctcacactgtgtacacttgtatggcttatctcctgtatgaattctcacaTGTGTATGTAAATTATATTCTGTAGTAAAACATTTCCCGCAGTGTGTGCACTTGTTAGGCATCTCACCCGTGTGAATTCTCAGGTGGTTTCTTAAAGGACTCatttgggaaaaacacttctcacaatgaatacatttgtatggcttttcacttCTATGAACTGTTTggtgtttatttaaatcagatttAGTATTAAAACTCTTCTCACATTGTGTACAATtatatggcttttcacctgtatgaattctccaGTGGCAATTTAAAACATACTTTGTGGAAAAGCACTTTCCACAATGTGCACACTGGTAAGGcttctcacctgtatgaattctcaggtgacAATTCAACTCAAATATTcgggaaaagcacttcccacaatgaatacatttgtacggcttctcacctgtatgaattctcaggtgacaatttaaatgagatattcgggaaaagcacttcccacaatggataca
Protein-coding sequences here:
- the LOC135249310 gene encoding zinc finger protein 501-like, translating into MEADDGGFHNPEHISDLQDFKCVNIKIESSERLMSDLMNTGVGHKDQTGPWQYAGEPSPNCKKEEAHDLLTQCEDLNHDCDINSENNLSRITQISANTSRKHINCQRTDVLIEPIIDSSKNPSLFQKKTVHRNQGGFHTGGKPYNCTQCEKCFTTKSALNIHLRNHTGEKPYKCIQCEKCFTTKFVLNLHLRIHRDEKPYKCIHCGKCFSQICNLNSHLRIHTGEKPYKCIHCGKCFSRISHLNCHLRIHTGEKPYKCIHCGKCFSRIFELNCHLRIHTGEKPYQCAHCGKCFSTKYVLNCHWRIHTGEKPYNCTQCEKSFNTKSDLNKHQTVHRSEKPYKCIHCEKCFSQMSPLRNHLRIHTGEMPNKCTHCGKCFTTEYNLHTHVRIHTGDKPYKCTQCEKSFITKSQFNAHQRIHTGEKPYKCTQCEKSFITKSQFNAHQRIHTGEKPYKCTQCEKSFITKSQFNAHQRVHTGEKPYTCIHCGKCFSQVSNLRCHLRIHLRETP